DNA sequence from the Desulfuromonas thiophila genome:
TTAGTCATGTAGATTTTTTTTCCGAAATGATAGAGCCTTTAAGAGATGGAGAAAGCTATAGGAATTCTGAAAATATATTTTTTTCATTTTATAAAATACTTTGTGAACTTTTTTTAGTAAAAACTGATAGTCATAGCAGTCTTAAGAGTGATTCCTTAATATCTCTCGTAGAAAGAAATATCTCCTATCTGGATAATATTTTACTTGTTTCAGATGAACATGAAAAAAAAATAAAAAAAATAAAATATATGCAACATAAAAGTCAGTATCAGTTTGACAACCTCTTGAAAAATTTGTTGGGGAATGAAAGTGAGCATGCTTAGTATATTTAATAAATTAGGTGATATAATATTTGAACCGATAAATTTGGTTACCGACTGGGCGCGTGAGCCCCTTAAAAAAAGAGATCATCTTAGATGTCTTGAAGCTAAAGAACATGAGATGAACCTAGAGGTAAAAAAGAAGACTGAAATAGTGAAAATTATATCCGAAATTGAAGAAATCAGGAAGGATAAAGATTTTTCAAGGATGAAAGCTGTTTCGGATGCTATCATGCAATACCAAGAATGTCTGACAAAGTTAAATATCAATGCTATAAATGCTATTGGTCATATGCAGCTGGATTTAAGAGAGAAGGCGCAGACTTTGGTTTATGATAAAACTAGAAAGTATAAGCAGCTACAAGATGATGCACACCTGCAAGCGCAGGATGAAATAATTAAAATTGAAACGATGTTTTCTGGTAATGAATCGGCAAAGAATATCTTATATCGTTCAGTAGATATAAGACTTGCCAATATTATTTCGACAGCGCAAAATTTCTTAGTAGAGTTGAATAATGACATTACTGTTCTAAACAAAAGTATAAACTTATTAACTGAACAGGGCCAAACTTTTATAGAAAGCCATCTGCAGCAGTTTCATGTGGTTACAAATAGTGGTTTGCTTCCACCTGTAAACCAACAAAAAATAAGCAGTGATGGCTTAGAGGAATGACTTATAACCATTTTACACAAAGCTCCCACCGGACCTTGTCCGGCGAGGGCTTTTGCGTGTGAACTGCTATTGGGAATTAGCTCAGACTGAAGAGTTTCTTGCTGTTGGTTTTTTTTGCTGGCTGCCATGTGGTTTGTCCCTCGCCCGCAGTGCTCGTTATGGTCGTGCGGGCGAAGACTTTGGCGAGGGGGGGCGTTGGCTTCGGCATGACGGATCAAGCGATGCCGGAAAATCTGTTTTGCTCAATGACGATTTCAAGTGCATTGACGCGATAAACGTAGGGTTTTTCGGTGTCAATTCCCAGTTCCTTGAGCAAGGTAGCAACGACATGGGGTTTTTTGCCGATGATTTCTTTCAAGGGAATGGTGATAGACATGGTGAGATCTTCTTTTTGTCTGGTTTTCACTCTGCGAAACATGACAAGCAGCCTTCCGTTGGATGGATTGAGGCGGTTGAACCCGGTTGTCTTGTAGATGTTCATTCGCAAAGAGCGGGCCAAAGCCGGGCTGTGATCAGTAAGGTCTCATTCAAGTGCTTAAAATTGAAATAGATTTTTGAGGCAGATCTTTTGGTGAATGCTGAAACTGCTTCATTTTGCTTTGCGAAATGGGGATCATGCTGCGCTGTCGTCAGGTTGCCGGTGTTGCAAAGTTCGTCATTTGGCTCTGTTTGCCGGGCTGATTGTGTTTGAACTGGCCTTTTTGTCCACAACTCCTAGGGAAATCAGGGACACCGGGATATCCAGGGAGACAAAAAACAGAGGAACTCATGGTTGGGCGGGCTGAAAATGGTACCAGCAACATTCCGTCAAGCGGAAAAGTCCTTTCGGCGGTTGTTGCAATCTTGGGATTGCCCTTGGTTTAAGGCGCTGTGCCCGCATAAAAAAACCCGCCAGGCATGTTAGCCGGCGGGTTTTTTATGAACCTATTGCTATTGAAGATCAGCGCAGGTTGTAGAACACCTGACGGCCATTGAAGCGGGCAGTGGTGCCAAGTTCTTCTTCAATGCGCAACAACTGATTGTATTTGCAGATGCGGTCGGTGCGGCAGAGGGAGCCGGTTTTGATCTGGCCGGCGTTGGTGGCGACGGCCAGATCGGCGATGGTGGCATCCTCGGTTTCGCCGCTGCGGTGCGAGATGACGCAGGTGTAGCCGGCCCGTTTGGCCATTTCGATAGCTTCGAGGGTTTCGGTGAGGGTGCCGATCTGGTTGACCTTGATCAGGATGGAATTGGCGATGCCCTTGTCGATGCCTTCGCGCAGGATGGCGCTGTTGGTGACGAACAGGTCGTCGCCGACAATCTGGATTTTATTGCCGAGGCGTTCGGTCAGCAGCTTCCAGCCGTCCCAGTCGTTTTCGGCCATGCCATCCTCAATCGAGATGATGGGATAGCGCTCGACCAGGTCGGCGTAGAATTCGACCAGTTCGGCAGCGGTTTTGCGCGGCTGGGCTTCGTTTTCCAGCAGGTAGACGCCATCCTTGTACAACTCTGAAGAGGCCACGTCCAGTGCCAGCAGCACTTCTTCACCGGCCTTGTAGCCGGCGGCGGCGATGGCTTCCATGATGACCTGCAGGGCTTCCTCGTTGCTGCCGAGGTTGGGGGCGAAACCGCCCTCGTCGCCGACGGCGGTATTGTAGCCCTTGGCCTTGAGTACCTTCTTCAGGGCGTGGAAGATTTCCGCTCCCATGCGCAGCGCCTGGCTGAAGCTGACGGCGCCGGCCGGCATGATCATGAATTCCTGAATGTCGACATTATTGTCGGCATGAGCGCCGCCATTGAGAATGTTCATCATCGGCAGCGGCAGTTCCTTGGCGTTGGGGCCGCCAAGATACTGATAAAAGGGCAGGCCAGCTTCCTGGGCGGCGGCCCGGGCGCAGGCCAGCGACACGCCGAGCATGGCGTTGGCGCCGAGGTTTGATTTGGTTTCGGTGCCGTCGAGTTCAATCAGGTGGGCGTCGATACCGGCCTGGTCGCTGACTTCCCAGCCGATCAGGGCATCGCTGATGGTTTCATTGACATTGGCCACCGCTTTGAGCACGCCCTTGCCCAGATAGCGGGCGCCATCGCCGTCGCGTAGCTCCAGGGCCTCGCGCTCGCCGGTGGAGGCGCCGCTGGGGACGGCGGCGCGGCCCATGACACCGCTTTCGAGGTAGACATCAACTTCAACGGTGGGGTTGCCGCGCGAATCGAGGATTTCGCGGGCGTAAATGTCGAGGATGTTGCTCATGCAGATCTCCTTCATGTGCGCTGTGACGCCCGTCGGCGCCGTTGCCGGGGCGGACGGGCGGGCCGGAAAAGCCTGTTTGCGTCCGCCGGTTTCTGTAGTATAGTCGGGCGCTGTCTTTATAGCACAGGCGCCCGTAATTGGAACCTTCTTTTCCGGGCCGGCCGCTGTCCGCAGCGGCTTTTGCCGGCAAACGCAATAAGGCGGCGCCGGCGCCCTGTGTGTTCCGCCATCACGAGGTCTGGTTGAAGAACGACTCCCTCCGCTGCAGCGTTACGCCGTCTGATACGCGTATCGCGCATGCCCTGTTTGGCCAGCACAATTGCCATCTGCGCCAGATTGAAACCCTGCTGCCGGTTGCCCTGCACAGCCGCGGCCAGACAGTGACCATCAGTGCCGCCGATCCCCTGGCGGCCGAACTGGCCCAGCGTCTGCTGCTGCAACTGGCCGAGCTGCTGGAAAAGGGTTACCCCCTCTACCCGGCCGATATCGACTGCGCTCTCAATATCCTGCGTGCCGATCGTTCGGCACGGCTGGTCGAGATCTTCTTCGATACGGTGCTGATTTCGGCCCGCCACAAGATGATCGGGCCGAAAACCCTCACCCAAAAACAGTACATCGACGCCATCCGTCAGCATGACATCGTCTTTGGTGTCGGTCCGGCCGGTACCGGTAAGACCTATCTGGCCATGGCCCTGGCGGTGGCGGCCTGGCAACGCAAGGAGGTGCGCCGGATTCTGCTGGTGCGGCCGGCGGTGGAGGCCGGCGAGAAGCTTGGCTTTCTGCCGGGCGACATCGCCGAGAAGGTCAATCCCTACCTGCAGCCGCTCTACGATGCCCTGTTCGACATGGTTGATTTCAAAAAGGGCCAGGAACTCATCACCGAAGGCCTGGTCGAGGTGGCGCCACTGGCTTTCATGCGCGGCCGTACCCTCAACGATTCCTTCATCATTCTGGATGAAGCCCAGAACACCACCAGCGAACAGATGAAGATGTTCCTGACGCGGCTGGGGTTCGGCAGCAAGGCGGTTATCACGGGCGATACCACCCAGGTGGATCTGCCGGCCGGCCGACCCAGCGGCCTGCTCGAAGCCTTGCAACTGCTTGAGGGTGTCGAGGGCATCGCCCAGTGCCATTTCACCGATGTCGATGTGGTGCGCCATCCGCTGGTGCAGCGCATTGTCCGTGCCTATGACCGGGCCCAGGCGGCCGCAACCGCCGGCCGGCCGGCGCAGAGGATCAGCGGATGACCCATAAACGCAGGCGGGAGGCCCAGCGGGCAGCGCGTTTCAGCGGTCCGCTGCAACGGCGGTTGCTGCTGTTACTGCTGGCCCTGTGGCTGACAGTGCTGGTGATGCCCAAGGGTGGTTTCGTGCCCGATGATTACCGGCCGGGCGATATTGTGTTGCGCGACATCAAGGCGCCGCGCGATTTTCTGGTACCTGAGCCGGCGCTGACCGAGAAGAAGCGCCAGGAGGCGGCGACGGCGGTCGTGGCGGTATACGACTACGATCCGCGCCCCGGCCGCATGCTGCTGAAGAATTTGCATGATGTGCTCGTTGCTCTGCGGCCACTGCCGGAAGAGTCTCACGAGACGCAGGAGATGACCGAAGCGCCACCGGAAAGGGTGGCCATGACCACACCGCTGGGTCAGGCGGATATCGAGGCGCTGCTGGAAACGGAACTGAGTGCCGAACAGCTGGCGCTGCTGCAGCACCTGGCGGCCAATGACGACTTTGTCACCCGCATGGGCGGTGTTAGTCATACCGCCTTGCGCCAGCGTACCGTTGCCAGTCTGGATCTGTTTCGCGGCAACTGGCGCGGTGTCATGACGGTGCGCGACCTGGCCACCCAGCAGGAATACCGTATTGAACGAGCCGATGAGGTGATCGGTCTGAGCGACGCTCTTGACCAGTTGCGGCTGGCGCTGACGACCCCGGCGGTGCGGCGCAACGATCTCGACGCTTTTCTGGCACTGTTGCAGAAGCTGCTGCGGCCGAGCCTGACCTTCAACCAGAGTGAAACGGAGAACCGCCGGCTGGCGGCGGCTGAGGCGGTGCAGCCGGTGGTGCAGCAGGTCAAGCGTGGCGAGATGATTGTGCGCGAGGGTGACCGCGCCAGCGATGAGCAGATCCGGCGGCTGCAGGCCCTGCGCGACTCGGCCGATCTGGCCAAGGGCGTGCGCACGGCGGTTGGCCTGTTTGGCGCCATCGCGCTGTTGTTCTGGGTGGTACACCATTTCGCCCGTCGCAATATCCGCAAGTACGCGCCCAACACCCGCGACCTGTTGTTCATGGTGCTGGTGTTCGGTGTGCTGTTCATGCTGCTCAAGGTGGGCATCTTCGTGTCGGGCGCCATGCAGAGCGCCTTTCCCTACATCGATTCGGCCTGCTATTACTATGCGCTACCCTTTGCTGCCGGTGCCATGCTGGTGCGCGTGGTGCTCAATTCCGAGGTGGCGCTGGTCTTTTCCATTTTGCTGTGTCTGATGATCGGCCTGCTGTTTGGTGATAATCTGTTCATGGCTTTTTACGCCCTGGCCGGCAGTCTGACCGCCGCCCACTGGGTGCGCCATAGCAAGGCGCGCAGCAATCTGTATCGCGCCGGCGGCTATCTGTCGCTGGTCAATCTGCTGATGGTGCTGGCCATCCACGCCGTCGGCGGTCATCCCTACGACTCCCAGCTGCTCTACCGTCTCGGTTTTGCCGCGGTTGGCGGTTTTATCTGCGCCGTCATTGTCAACGGCACCATCGCCCTGATTGAATCGGTCTTCAAATACACCACCGATTTCAAGCTGATGGAGCTGGCCAACATGAACACGCCGATTCTGCGGGAATTGATGATCCAGGCGCCCGGCACCTATCACCACTCCATTGTCGTCGGTAATCTGGTGGAGAACGCTGCCGAGGCGATTGGCGCCAATCCGCTGCTGGCGCGGGTGGCGGCCTACTACCATGACATCGGCAAGATTCGCAAACCGCTCTATTTTGCCGAGAATATCCGTGGTCAGGAAAACCGCCACGACAAGCTGGCGCCGTCGATGAGTGCCTTGATCCTGATTTCGCACCTGAAGGATGGGGTCGAGCTGGCGCGCGAGAACAAGCTGGGGCGCGAACTCATCGACATCATTCGTCAGCACCACGGCACCTCGCTGATCAAGTTCTTCTACGACAAGGCGCTGCAGCGTGACAAGGACGGTCAGGTCAACGAACAAGACTACCGCTATCCGGGGCCCAAGCCGCAGACGCGCGAGGCAGCCCTGATCATGCTGGCCGACGCCGTTGAGGCCGCCGGCCGCACATTGTCCGATCCGACGCCGGCCCGCATCCAGGGGATGGTGCAGAAGATCATCAACAAGATCTTCATCGATGGCCAACTCGATGAGTGCGAACTGACGCTGAAGGATTTGCACGAGATCGCCAAGAGTTTCAACCGCATCCTGTCCGGTATCTTCCACCAGCGGGTGGAATATCCCGAACCGGCCTACAAGGAACGTGACGCCAAACGGGAGGTCAAGAAGAAAACCGGTGAAGATCTACCTCGAGAATCAACAGACGAACCAATGGTTCCCGCGGCCGCGCCTGCGGCGGGTAGCGCGGACGATCTTAAGCGCCTTGGCATGTCCTGAGGATGCCGAGCTGTCGGTCATTGTGGTCGATGATGCCCGTATCCGCGAGATTAACCGCGACTATCTGCAGCGCGACAAGAGCACCAATGTCATCTCCTTTGCCCAGCAGGAAGGCGAGGGCGGCCAACTCTGCCCCGGCCTGCTGGGGGATGTGGTGATCTCGGCCGATACCGCCGCGCGCGATGCCGCTGAAGCGGGCGTGCCGCTGTTTCACGAGCTGGCCTTTCTGCTGTTGCACGGCATTCTGCATCTGGTGGGCTACGATCACGAACGCGGCACGGCCGAGCAGGCGGCGGCGATGGAAGCGAAGGAACAGGAACTGTTCGGTCTGCTGCGCGACAGCGGGCTGCTGGATGTGAGCCGGTTGCGGCCGGCTGCGGCCGAGGGAGATTGATTGATCATGGACGGAAGCGACCCGGACGCGAAGCGTCCCTTCTGGCAACGTTTGTTCGGTTGGCGTCGCCAGCCGGTGTTTTCCGAGGAAGAGTTGCACGAGCTGATCCAGGCCTCCGAGCAGCAGGGGGTGATCAACGCCGAGGAAGGCGAGATGTTCAGCTCCATCATCGAGTTCGGCGAAACCATCGTGCGCGAGGAGATGATTCCGCGCACCGAGATGCACTGCTGTCCGGTGGACGCCCGCCTGAGCGAAATGATTGAAATCATCATCCGCTATGGTCATTCGCGTATTCCGGTTTATGAGCAGACCCTCGACCATATCATCGGTCTGGTCTACGCCAAGGATCTGCTCAAATACTGGGGTGCCAGCGACGAGGCTGTCAGTTTGCGGCAGATCATGCGGCCGCCCTATTTTGTGCCGGAAACCAAACGCATTGAGGAACTGCTGCACGAATTCCGCAGCCAGCGGGTGCATCTGGCCATCGCTGTCGACGAGTATGGCGGCACCTCGGGCCTGATTACGCTGGAGGACCTGATTGAAGAGATTATCGGCGATATCAAGGACGAGTATGATGTCGAGGAGGATCTGCTGATCGACGAGGGCGGCGGCGTGGTCAATGTGGATGCCCGGCTGAACCTGTATGAGCTGGAGGACCATTTCGATTTGCCGGAGATTCCGCGCAACCAGTTCGATTCCGTTGGCGGGCTGCTGCTGCATCAGCTGGGCCGGGTGCCCAAGACGGGTGAAAAACTGGCCTATGAGCAGCTGTGTTTCGAGGTGCTCGACAGCGATGCCCGTGCCATTCACCGGGTGCGGGTGTGGCGCTGTGGCGCCGTGGCGGCCGAGGAGACCTATGGCGCGTCCTGAAATGCTGGCGGCCATCGCCAGCGGTATTCTGCTGGCGCTGCCCTTTCACTGGCCGGCCTGTTATGGGCTGGCCTTTGTTGCGCTGGTGCCCCTGATGCTGCACGGCCGGCGCCGGCCCTGGCGCAGCGGTCTGTTGGCCGGGGCGGTGTTTTACGCCCTGGTGCTGTACTGGATCAACCTAGTGATGGTGCGGTTTGGCCAGTTGCCCTGGGCCCTGGCTCTGCCGCTCTATCTGCTGCTGGTGCTCTATCTGGCCGGCTTCTGGGGTGCCGCCTGCTGGTGCTGTGAGCGCCTGCGCCAGCGGTTGCGGCTGTCGCCGCTGTTGCTCTGGCCAGTGGTCTGGTTGGTGGCCGAATACGGCCGCAGCTGGTTGCTGACCGGCTTTCCCTGGGGCAATCCGGTCTATGCCCTGATGGGACAGCCGCTGCTGCTGCAGAGCGCCGATCTGGCTGGTTTGTGGCTGCCTCTGGCCCTGCTGTTGCTGGTCAACGCTCTGGTGGCGCAGCTGTGGACCTGCGTTCGCCAGGATCGGCCCTGGCCGCGCGGCGCCCTGCTGCTGACCGGGCTGCTGTTGCTGGCCAACAGCCTGTACGGTGTCTGGCGCGGGCAGTCCGTGGCCGAAGATGGCGAGCCGCTACGGGTGGCGCTGATTCAGGGCAATATCGACCAGGATCTCAAGTGGAACCCGGCTCATCTGGAAGAAACCCTGCAGCGTTACGAGAATCTCAGCCGGCAGGCGCCCGCCGCGGCACTGCTGGTCTGGCCGGAGAGTGCCACGCCGTTTTTCTATCAGAGTGGCGGCGCGGCGGCCGAACGTGTCCGCCAGCTGGCCCGGCAGGGCCGCCAGACGCTGCTGTTCGGTTCGCCGGCCTACGATAACGCTAGCGATGGCCGCCGCCGCTATCTCAACAGCGCCTTTGCCATAGATTCCGAGGGGCGGTTGCTGGGTCGCAGCGACAAGGTGCATCTGGTGCCCTTTGGCGAATATGTGCCCCTGGCGCGGCTGTTGACCTTTGTCGACAAGCTGGCGGAAGGCATCGGTGATTTTATGCCCGGCCAGATGCGACCTCTGCCGCTGGCGGGCGTGGCCGGCGGCGTGTTGATCTGTTACGAAGCCATTTTCCCCGAGTTGGCGCGCCAGCAGGTGGCCCAGGGAGCGCAGCTGCTGGTCAACCTGACCAACGATGCCTGGTTCGGACGCACGGCGGCACCCTGGCAGCATCTGGCCATGGCGCGGTTACGGGCCATCGAAAACCGCCGTTATCTGGTGCGCAGCGCCAACAGTGGCATTTCCGCCATCATCGATCCGGCCGGCCGTTTGCTGGCTCACTCGCCGCTGTTTGTCGCCACCTCGGTTGAAGGGGTGGTGTATGGCCGCACGGACTTGAGTCTGTACAGCCGGCTGGGCGATCTGGTGCCCCGCTGTCTGACCCTGGTGGTACTGCTGTGGTTGTGGCAGAGCCGCCGTTCCCTGCCCGCTTTCTGAGAAGCCCATGACCCTCGCCTTTGCCGACCCCTATACCGACAGTATCGCCGCCGATCTGCAGTTGCGGCCGCAGCAGGTGGCTGCCGTTCTTGAGCTGCTGGCCGATGGTGCCACCTTGCCCTTCATTGCCCGTTACCGCAAGGAACGCACGGGCAGCCTCGACGAGGTGGCCATTGCCGCCGTACGCGATGCCCACGCCAGTCGCGACGCGCTGGAGAAGCGCCGTGCCGCCATTGTGGCCAGTCTGTCCGAGCGCGAGCTCTATGTTGACGATCTTAAGGTCGCCATCGACAGTGCCATCAGTCTGCGCCAGCTGGAAGATCTCTACCTGCCGCATCGTCCCAAACGTCGCACCCGGGCCAGCGTTGCCCGTGAACGTGGGCTGGAACCGCTGGCTCGGCAGCTGCTGCACGAGGGTGCAGCGGAACAGGTCGCCGCCGCCTTTGTCGCCGCCGACAGCGCTGTGCCGACAGTGGCGGAGGCCTTGGCCGGCGCGCGCGACATCATTGCCGAATGGGTCAGTGAGGACGCGCCGACGCGAGCCGCCCTGCGCGAGCTGTTTGCCGCCAAAGCCTGTCTGACCAGTAGCGTCGTGGCCGACAAGACGGCTCAGGCGCAGAAATTCAGTGACTATTTTGACTGGTCGGAAAAGGCCGCCACTGTGCCATCGCACCGGCTGCTGGCCATTCTGCGGGGCGAAAACGAAGGGTGCCTGAAGGTCGGTCTGCGGCCCGAGGCCGACGAGGCGCTGGCGCTGTTGCAGCGCCGTTTTATCCGCCGGCAGCACAGCGTCGAACAGTTGCGTCTGGCTCTTGAGGATAGCTACCGCCGCCTGCTGGCGCCGGCCATGGAAACGGAGCTGCGCAACCAGCTTAAACAGAAGGCCGATAGCGAGGCCATCCGCGTTTTTCGGGCCAATCTGCGGGAATTGCTCATGGCCGCCCCCCTGGGCCAGAAGGCGATTCTGGCGATTGACCCGGGGTTTCGGACCGGCTGCAAACTGGTCTGTCTCGATCCGCAGGGCAAGCTGCTGCACCATGCGGTGATCTATCCCACCATGAGCGAACGGGCCGTCGCCGAGGCCGGCCAGTTGCTGCAGGAGCTGGTGCGGCGCCATGCCATTGAGGCCATCGCTATCGGCAATGGTACTGCCAGTCGCGAGACCGAGGCCTTTGTCCGCCGCTGTGGCCTGCAGCCGCAACCGATCATTGTGCAGGTCAGCGAGAGCGGCGCTTCGATCTATTCCGCGTCGGAGATTGCCCGCCAGGAGTTTCCCGACCTTGATCTCACCGTGCGCGGCGCCATCTCCATCGGTCGGCGGTTGGCCGATCCGCTGGCCGAACTGGTCAAGCTCGATCCCGGCTCCATCGGTGTCGGCCAGTATCAGCATGATGTGGATCAGGTTGCCCTGAAGGCGGCCCTTGATGACACGGTGGCTTCCTGCGTCAACAGCGTCGGCGTCGAACTCAATACCGCCAGTGCCGCGCTGCTGGCCTATGTGTCGGGACTGGGACCGCAGCTGGCTCGCAACATTGTCGCCCATCGTGATGCCCAGGGGCCCTTTGGCAGCAAGGCCGAACTGAAGAAGGTCAAGCGGCTGGGGCCAAAGGCCTTCGAGCAGGCTGCCGGGTTTCTGCGCATTCGCACCGCGGCCGATCCGCTCGACCGCTCGGCGGTCCACCCCGAGCGTTTCGCCCTGGTGCGCCGGATCTGCCGTGACCATCACACCTGTGTGACAGAGCTGATGGCCAGCGCCGAAAAACGTCAGGCTATTGATCTGCGGCCCTATTGCGATGACGAGGTCGGGCTGCCGACCCTGACGGATATTCTGGCTGAACTGGCCCGCCCCGGCCGCGATCCGCGCCAGCAGTTCGAGGTCTTTGCCTTTGCCGAGGGCATCGAGAAGATCAGTGATGTGCAGGTGGGCATGCGCTTGCCGGGCATTGTCACCAATGTCACCAACTTTGGTGCCTTTATTGATATCGGGGTGCATCAGGACGGCCTGGCCCATATCAGCCAGTTGGCCGACAGCTTTGTCGCCGATCCGGCGACGGTGGTGAAGGTGGGCCAGCGGGTACAGGCGCTGGTGATTGCCCTCGATGTGCCCCGCAAACGCATCAGCCTGTCGCTGCGGTCGGCGCCGGCCGCTGCCAATGGTGATCGGGCGGCGCCAGCAGCCCGCCGGCGTGGCTGAGACTTTCTCGCCCGCGGGCAGAAAAAAAACCTGTCCCCGGCAGGGGCAGATATGTCAGTATGGCGGGCTGTCACCACCCGGGCGGATGCCTCCGGCACCAAGGAGAGAAATGAAATGTTTCGCGAAGAACATGAACAGATGGATCAGCTGCAGACCAAGCTCGACGAGCTGAGGAGGTATCTTTGACCTCGATGGCAAACGGGAGCGCATCGCCGAGCTGGAAGCGGAAATCGCCCGGCCGGATTTCTGGAATCAGGGCGATCTGGCGCAGGAGCGCCTGAAGGAACGCACCGGACTGCACAAGCAGGTCGACGGTTGGGATAAGGCCAGCGCCGCGCTGGAAGAGGCGCGTCTGCTGGTGGAACTGGGCGAAGAGGAACGCGACGAAAGCGTGCGCCAGGAGGTCAGTGCCAATCTGGCCCAACTGCGCCGCCAGGTTGACGCCATGGAGTTTGCCCGCATGCTTAGCGGGCCGCATGACGCCAATGACGCGATCTTCAGCATCAATGCCGGCGCCGGCGGCACCGAGGCGCAGGACTGGGCTGACATGCTGTTGCGGCTGTATCTGCGTTTTTGTGAAAAAAAGGGTTTCAAGACCACCATCACCGACTATCAGCCGGGCGACGATGCCGGCATCAAAAGTGTGACCTT
Encoded proteins:
- a CDS encoding hemolysin family protein, yielding MDGSDPDAKRPFWQRLFGWRRQPVFSEEELHELIQASEQQGVINAEEGEMFSSIIEFGETIVREEMIPRTEMHCCPVDARLSEMIEIIIRYGHSRIPVYEQTLDHIIGLVYAKDLLKYWGASDEAVSLRQIMRPPYFVPETKRIEELLHEFRSQRVHLAIAVDEYGGTSGLITLEDLIEEIIGDIKDEYDVEEDLLIDEGGGVVNVDARLNLYELEDHFDLPEIPRNQFDSVGGLLLHQLGRVPKTGEKLAYEQLCFEVLDSDARAIHRVRVWRCGAVAAEETYGAS
- the eno gene encoding phosphopyruvate hydratase, with the protein product MSNILDIYAREILDSRGNPTVEVDVYLESGVMGRAAVPSGASTGEREALELRDGDGARYLGKGVLKAVANVNETISDALIGWEVSDQAGIDAHLIELDGTETKSNLGANAMLGVSLACARAAAQEAGLPFYQYLGGPNAKELPLPMMNILNGGAHADNNVDIQEFMIMPAGAVSFSQALRMGAEIFHALKKVLKAKGYNTAVGDEGGFAPNLGSNEEALQVIMEAIAAAGYKAGEEVLLALDVASSELYKDGVYLLENEAQPRKTAAELVEFYADLVERYPIISIEDGMAENDWDGWKLLTERLGNKIQIVGDDLFVTNSAILREGIDKGIANSILIKVNQIGTLTETLEAIEMAKRAGYTCVISHRSGETEDATIADLAVATNAGQIKTGSLCRTDRICKYNQLLRIEEELGTTARFNGRQVFYNLR
- the lnt gene encoding apolipoprotein N-acyltransferase; the protein is MARPEMLAAIASGILLALPFHWPACYGLAFVALVPLMLHGRRRPWRSGLLAGAVFYALVLYWINLVMVRFGQLPWALALPLYLLLVLYLAGFWGAACWCCERLRQRLRLSPLLLWPVVWLVAEYGRSWLLTGFPWGNPVYALMGQPLLLQSADLAGLWLPLALLLLVNALVAQLWTCVRQDRPWPRGALLLTGLLLLANSLYGVWRGQSVAEDGEPLRVALIQGNIDQDLKWNPAHLEETLQRYENLSRQAPAAALLVWPESATPFFYQSGGAAAERVRQLARQGRQTLLFGSPAYDNASDGRRRYLNSAFAIDSEGRLLGRSDKVHLVPFGEYVPLARLLTFVDKLAEGIGDFMPGQMRPLPLAGVAGGVLICYEAIFPELARQQVAQGAQLLVNLTNDAWFGRTAAPWQHLAMARLRAIENRRYLVRSANSGISAIIDPAGRLLAHSPLFVATSVEGVVYGRTDLSLYSRLGDLVPRCLTLVVLLWLWQSRRSLPAF
- a CDS encoding HD family phosphohydrolase, giving the protein MTHKRRREAQRAARFSGPLQRRLLLLLLALWLTVLVMPKGGFVPDDYRPGDIVLRDIKAPRDFLVPEPALTEKKRQEAATAVVAVYDYDPRPGRMLLKNLHDVLVALRPLPEESHETQEMTEAPPERVAMTTPLGQADIEALLETELSAEQLALLQHLAANDDFVTRMGGVSHTALRQRTVASLDLFRGNWRGVMTVRDLATQQEYRIERADEVIGLSDALDQLRLALTTPAVRRNDLDAFLALLQKLLRPSLTFNQSETENRRLAAAEAVQPVVQQVKRGEMIVREGDRASDEQIRRLQALRDSADLAKGVRTAVGLFGAIALLFWVVHHFARRNIRKYAPNTRDLLFMVLVFGVLFMLLKVGIFVSGAMQSAFPYIDSACYYYALPFAAGAMLVRVVLNSEVALVFSILLCLMIGLLFGDNLFMAFYALAGSLTAAHWVRHSKARSNLYRAGGYLSLVNLLMVLAIHAVGGHPYDSQLLYRLGFAAVGGFICAVIVNGTIALIESVFKYTTDFKLMELANMNTPILRELMIQAPGTYHHSIVVGNLVENAAEAIGANPLLARVAAYYHDIGKIRKPLYFAENIRGQENRHDKLAPSMSALILISHLKDGVELARENKLGRELIDIIRQHHGTSLIKFFYDKALQRDKDGQVNEQDYRYPGPKPQTREAALIMLADAVEAAGRTLSDPTPARIQGMVQKIINKIFIDGQLDECELTLKDLHEIAKSFNRILSGIFHQRVEYPEPAYKERDAKREVKKKTGEDLPRESTDEPMVPAAAPAAGSADDLKRLGMS
- a CDS encoding Tex family protein, whose amino-acid sequence is MTLAFADPYTDSIAADLQLRPQQVAAVLELLADGATLPFIARYRKERTGSLDEVAIAAVRDAHASRDALEKRRAAIVASLSERELYVDDLKVAIDSAISLRQLEDLYLPHRPKRRTRASVARERGLEPLARQLLHEGAAEQVAAAFVAADSAVPTVAEALAGARDIIAEWVSEDAPTRAALRELFAAKACLTSSVVADKTAQAQKFSDYFDWSEKAATVPSHRLLAILRGENEGCLKVGLRPEADEALALLQRRFIRRQHSVEQLRLALEDSYRRLLAPAMETELRNQLKQKADSEAIRVFRANLRELLMAAPLGQKAILAIDPGFRTGCKLVCLDPQGKLLHHAVIYPTMSERAVAEAGQLLQELVRRHAIEAIAIGNGTASRETEAFVRRCGLQPQPIIVQVSESGASIYSASEIARQEFPDLDLTVRGAISIGRRLADPLAELVKLDPGSIGVGQYQHDVDQVALKAALDDTVASCVNSVGVELNTASAALLAYVSGLGPQLARNIVAHRDAQGPFGSKAELKKVKRLGPKAFEQAAGFLRIRTAADPLDRSAVHPERFALVRRICRDHHTCVTELMASAEKRQAIDLRPYCDDEVGLPTLTDILAELARPGRDPRQQFEVFAFAEGIEKISDVQVGMRLPGIVTNVTNFGAFIDIGVHQDGLAHISQLADSFVADPATVVKVGQRVQALVIALDVPRKRISLSLRSAPAAANGDRAAPAARRRG
- the ybeY gene encoding rRNA maturation RNase YbeY, coding for MACPEDAELSVIVVDDARIREINRDYLQRDKSTNVISFAQQEGEGGQLCPGLLGDVVISADTAARDAAEAGVPLFHELAFLLLHGILHLVGYDHERGTAEQAAAMEAKEQELFGLLRDSGLLDVSRLRPAAAEGD
- a CDS encoding PhoH family protein, encoding MKNDSLRCSVTPSDTRIAHALFGQHNCHLRQIETLLPVALHSRGQTVTISAADPLAAELAQRLLLQLAELLEKGYPLYPADIDCALNILRADRSARLVEIFFDTVLISARHKMIGPKTLTQKQYIDAIRQHDIVFGVGPAGTGKTYLAMALAVAAWQRKEVRRILLVRPAVEAGEKLGFLPGDIAEKVNPYLQPLYDALFDMVDFKKGQELITEGLVEVAPLAFMRGRTLNDSFIILDEAQNTTSEQMKMFLTRLGFGSKAVITGDTTQVDLPAGRPSGLLEALQLLEGVEGIAQCHFTDVDVVRHPLVQRIVRAYDRAQAAATAGRPAQRISG